One Watersipora subatra chromosome 4, tzWatSuba1.1, whole genome shotgun sequence genomic window carries:
- the LOC137392756 gene encoding uncharacterized protein, which produces MPSAGAIVTPRIVVLRDPGIATAGNKIDSETFVELSCDTPYTKIFFTTDGTKPNPFQIGVSGRESTFKYKAPFQLKEGKRNIKVIAISRDGLQESAVVSKTFQVDSARYDSDDGYSFIESYDTMSTVTSTSASTASTVRHAKRDKYRKDKRLQVGKKVKTRKERKARSKSRSKSRSKSPRTPRNAWEPEPRGNGYQSSQFVPWGENPRASYNQPVTAGTVFYPSVNNRSYSPEPDMGFLTRKMVKQLEAQRQMTMADVREAVKDLQSPRPAAPPAVEYVPPRFPEPKACSPGNGNWREQLEHVYAHLIEHAQVDPDFRIPLGEPKMGRIIEAEFMDGEEEETMTLTVTIARYGRTRKPKPKAVVAKVVKPVSKPTPKRVEPPVATPPPSKPASRRPSKQPDPTPTPPPPPPEPVPERDPDPYFVTEDYPQEGTLKPYANFDAEADAEQLRKAMKGLGTNEDAITNVLGARSVSQRVEIARTFKTMFGKDLIKELKSELSGNYLTVCTGLCLSAADFDARALNNAIKGLGTDEQALVEVLCTRTNAQIAACKEAYKKMFNKELEKDIIGDTSGHFQRMLVALLMASRDESKEFDQTKVEQDATKLYDAGEQKKFGTDESRFNVILVSRSYAHLRAVFEAYSRIAGKDIEESIKSEMSGDLANGMLSIVRCIKDKPTVFAKVLQKSMKGLGTDDESLLRVIISRCEVDMVQIKEAFQRDYKQSLGQWIVDDTSGDFRKILLMLIGDPQAAKKK; this is translated from the exons ATGCCAAGCGCTGGGGCTATTGTAACCCCAAGAATTGTGGTTCTACGAGATCCAGGAATAGCTACAGCAGGAAATAAAATTGACTCAGAGACATTTGTAGAACTTTCATGTG ACACTCcctacacaaaaatatttttcaccacTGATGGAACAAAGCCTAACCCTTTTCAAATAGGAGTGTCTGGACGAGAAAGCACATTTAAGTACAAAGCTCCATTTCAACTGAAAGAAGGCAAACGTAATATCAAAGTCATTGCAATCTCGCG GGATGGCCTTCAGGAAAGCGCTGTTGTCTCAAAAACATTTCAAGTCGATAGCGCAAGATATGACTCAGATGATGGATACTCTTTTATAGAGAGTTATGACACCATGTCAACGGTGACTTCTACCAGCGCAAGCACTGCCAGCACTGTTAGACACGCTAAACGTGACAAATATAGGAAAGACAAGCGGCTTCAG GTTGgcaaaaaagttaaaacaaGAAAGGAGCGAAAGGCGAGGAGTAAGTCTCGCAGCAAATCCCGCAGTAAATCTCCAAGAACACCAAGGAATGCATGGGAACCAGAGCCGAGAGGCAACGGTTACCAATCATCTCAGTTTGTACCCTGGGGAGAGAATCCAAGAGCATCCTACAACCAGCCGGTAACCGCGGGCACGGTCTTTTATCCGTCCGTAAACAACAGATCGTATAGTCCAGAACCAGATATGGGATTCCTTACTAGAAAGATGGTCAAG CAATTGGAAGCGCAGAGACAAATGACAATGGCGGATGTGAGAGAAGCAGTCAAAGACTTGCAGTCACCAAGGCCGGCAGCACCTCCGGCAGTAGAGTATGTTCCTCCAAGGTTTCCAGAGCCAAAGGCCTGCTCACCAGGCAACGGTAACTGGAGGGAGCAGCTTGAGCATGTTTATGCACACCTCATTGAGCATGCACAGGTTGATCCTGACTTCAGGATCCCTTTAGGAGAACCCAAAATGGGAAGG aTAATAGAGGCAGAGTTCATGGATGGAGAAGAAGAGGAGACGATGACACTCACAGTTACCATAGCTCGTTATGGCCGAACTCGCAAACCTAAACCAAAGGCAGTGGTAGCAAAGGTCGTCAAGCCCGTTAGCAAACCGACACCCAAACGGGTGGAGCCGCCAGTAGCCACACCGCCACCATCCAAACCAGCCTCTAGGCGACCTTCAAAGCAACCTGACCCGACACCAACACCACCTCCTCCACCTCCAGAGCCCGTACCAGAAAGAGATCCCGATCCTTACTTTGTTACTGAGGATTATCCT CAAGAGGGAACACTGAAACCGTATGCCAACTTTGATGCGGAGGCTGACGCCGAGCAGCTGCGCAAAGCCATGAAAGGCCTTGGCACCAATGAGGATGCTATCACAAATGTCCTAGGGGCAAGATCAGTATCGCAACGAGTAGAAATAGCGAGGACATTTAAGACCATGTTTGGAAAG GACCTGATAAAAGAGCTGAAGTCAGAGTTGAGTGGTAACTATCTGACTGTCTGCACCGGCCTTTGTCTCTCCGCTGCTGACTTTGACGCAAGAGCCCTGAACAATGCCATCAAG GGCCTGGGTACCGATGAGCAAGCTTTAGTCGAAGTGTTATGTACGAGAACCAATGCACAGATAGCGGCATGCAAAGAAGCTTACAAGAAAATGTTCAACAAGGAGTTAGAAAAAGATATTATAGGAGACACATCTGGCCATTTTCAGAGAATGCTTGTTGCACTTCTAATGGCCAGCAGAGACGAAAGCAAAGAATTTGACCAAACAAAG GTAGAACAAGATGCTACCAAGCTCTATGATGCTGGAGAGCAAAAGAAGTTTGGAACTGATGAATCGAGATTTAACGTGATATTAGTGTCTAGGAGTTATGCCCACTTGCGCGCTGTCTTTGAAGCGTATTCTAGGATCGCTGGAAAGGACATAGAGGAGTCAATAAAGAGTGAGATGTCTGGGGATCTTGCGAATGGAATGCTGTCAATCG TCCGGTGCATCAAAGACAAGCCTACAGTGTTTGCTAAGGTTCTGCAGAAGAGCATGAAGGGTCTGGGAACAGATGATGAGTCTCTTCTCCGTGTCATTATTAGTCGGTGTGAGGTCGACATGGTGCAGATCAAGGAAGCCTTCCAGCGAGACTACAAGCAGTCCCTAGGACAGTGGATCGTT GACGACACAAGTGGAGATTTCCGGAAGATATTGCTAATGCTGATTGGAGACCCACAGGCGgcgaaaaagaaataa